A single Pyramidobacter piscolens W5455 DNA region contains:
- a CDS encoding DUF1177 domain-containing protein, protein MSLLYTMNALELLDSPSVSGESVKQALMAAGVPGEQISVKTVHGPKGSTDFVKTWFYGSEGKHNGGTAPTIGIVGRLGGIGARPERIGLVSDGDGAVSAVAVAMKLGDMAKKGDALKGDVFVSTHICPNSPTRPHDPVPFMGSPINMTIANREEMGEELDAVLSIDTTRGNRIVNARGFAISPTVKEGWILRVSEDLLEIMSSVTGELPKVFPLSMTDITPYGNGLYHLNSILQPCTATKAPVVGVALTSQTTVPGCATGSSQPIDIEAAVRFAIETAKAFGEGKCKFYSEEEFDLTLKRYGAMNKLQSMGDLPPADPQA, encoded by the coding sequence ATGTCTCTTCTTTATACGATGAACGCGCTTGAACTGCTCGACTCGCCGTCCGTAAGCGGCGAGAGCGTCAAACAAGCGCTGATGGCCGCCGGCGTGCCGGGGGAACAAATCTCCGTCAAAACTGTTCACGGCCCCAAAGGCAGCACTGATTTCGTCAAAACGTGGTTCTACGGCTCCGAAGGCAAACATAACGGCGGCACAGCCCCCACCATCGGTATCGTCGGCCGTCTCGGCGGCATCGGCGCGCGCCCCGAACGGATCGGGCTCGTTTCCGACGGCGACGGCGCCGTGTCGGCCGTGGCCGTCGCCATGAAACTGGGCGACATGGCGAAAAAGGGCGACGCGCTCAAAGGCGACGTGTTCGTCTCCACTCACATCTGCCCCAATTCTCCTACACGCCCTCACGATCCCGTGCCGTTCATGGGTTCTCCCATCAACATGACCATCGCCAACCGCGAAGAAATGGGCGAGGAGCTGGACGCCGTCCTGTCCATCGACACGACGCGCGGCAACCGGATCGTCAACGCCCGCGGCTTTGCCATCTCGCCGACGGTCAAGGAGGGCTGGATCCTGCGCGTCAGCGAAGATTTGCTCGAGATCATGAGCTCCGTCACGGGGGAGCTGCCCAAGGTTTTTCCCCTCAGCATGACCGACATCACGCCCTACGGCAACGGGCTCTATCACCTGAACAGCATCCTCCAGCCCTGCACGGCCACCAAAGCGCCGGTCGTCGGCGTGGCGCTGACGTCGCAGACGACGGTCCCCGGCTGTGCTACGGGAAGCTCGCAACCGATAGACATCGAGGCGGCCGTGCGCTTCGCCATCGAAACGGCGAAAGCGTTCGGCGAGGGCAAGTGCAAGTTTTACAGCGAGGAAGAATTCGATCTGACCCTCAAACGTTACGGGGCCATGAACAAACTTCAAAGCATGGGCGATCTGCCGCCGGCGGATCCTCAGGCGTAA
- a CDS encoding AroM family protein, with protein MTLRVGTVTIGQAPRTDVTPDLMKILGAEVELIEAGALDGLSSEQIAAMAPRPGDYVLVTRMADGTSVKICERAVTPLLRQKIAAHFAAGIPAVLLLCTGEFPDFPTGGLLLRPQKILFNMVQAVVPAGAKLGVFMPSPDQLEQSSRRWSQITPQNRSIGASPYVRPEETIPAAAEELARWGADALVMDCMGYTLAMKEQVRRITGKPVILARSIAARVLSELV; from the coding sequence ATGACTTTGCGCGTAGGGACCGTCACCATTGGGCAGGCGCCAAGAACAGACGTCACGCCTGACCTTATGAAGATCCTCGGGGCGGAAGTGGAACTGATCGAAGCGGGAGCGCTGGACGGTCTGAGTTCCGAACAGATCGCCGCCATGGCGCCGCGCCCGGGCGATTATGTGCTGGTCACGAGAATGGCCGACGGCACGTCTGTGAAAATCTGCGAACGTGCGGTGACGCCGCTGCTGCGCCAAAAGATCGCCGCCCACTTCGCCGCCGGGATCCCCGCCGTCCTGCTGCTCTGCACGGGCGAGTTCCCCGACTTTCCAACCGGCGGGCTGCTGCTGAGACCGCAGAAAATCCTGTTCAACATGGTTCAGGCCGTCGTGCCGGCCGGTGCGAAACTCGGCGTCTTCATGCCGTCTCCGGATCAGCTGGAACAGTCGTCGCGCCGCTGGTCGCAGATCACGCCGCAAAACCGCTCGATCGGCGCGTCGCCCTACGTCCGTCCCGAAGAGACGATCCCCGCCGCGGCGGAAGAACTCGCCCGCTGGGGCGCCGACGCTCTCGTCATGGACTGCATGGGCTACACGCTGGCGATGAAGGAACAGGTTCGCCGAATCACCGGCAAGCCCGTGATTCTCGCCCGCTCCATCGCTGCGCGGGTGTTGAGCGAGCTTGTGTAG
- a CDS encoding LysR family transcriptional regulator produces the protein MNLKQLEYVIEISKCGSINKAAQNLYVAQPSLSTAIKQLEQELRFNIFRRKSSGIELTSEGKMLLLSAKLIISEAERIRRIPLLFDSQKNLSICGTWSSLLMCGFMQFRNEFPETSLQDNIKETSIRQAIRDVMDQTYRLSIVSCLDSRCDLYRMEMQKYHIKMTPLAINVPPMAVVSTNHYLSRFRAVTTAQLRTCPIVAYDTFNSDDWLGAFGLDSHCEILNIFDRGALQDAIRHNYVAILPMDPDLEQSIPNIVMRRISDGPMSNIYMLHQISYPLNPREKKFIARFQARLDSIYGSQAQ, from the coding sequence ATGAACTTGAAACAGCTGGAATACGTCATTGAAATCAGCAAGTGCGGTTCCATCAACAAGGCCGCTCAGAATCTCTACGTGGCGCAGCCGTCGTTGAGCACCGCTATCAAGCAGTTGGAGCAGGAGCTGAGATTCAACATTTTCCGTCGCAAGAGTTCGGGCATCGAGCTCACTTCCGAAGGCAAAATGCTGTTGCTGTCGGCCAAGCTCATCATCTCTGAGGCAGAGCGCATCCGACGCATTCCCCTTCTTTTCGACAGCCAAAAGAACCTCTCCATCTGCGGCACGTGGTCGTCGCTGCTCATGTGCGGCTTCATGCAGTTCCGAAACGAATTCCCCGAGACCTCCTTACAGGACAACATCAAAGAGACCAGCATCCGCCAGGCTATTCGCGACGTGATGGATCAGACCTACCGCCTCTCCATCGTCTCCTGTCTCGACAGCCGCTGCGACCTCTACCGCATGGAAATGCAGAAATACCATATCAAGATGACGCCTCTGGCCATCAACGTACCGCCTATGGCCGTCGTCTCGACAAATCATTACCTGAGCCGTTTCCGCGCCGTCACCACCGCCCAACTCAGAACCTGCCCAATCGTCGCTTACGACACCTTCAACAGCGACGACTGGCTCGGCGCTTTCGGGCTCGACAGTCATTGCGAAATACTCAACATCTTCGACCGCGGCGCTTTGCAGGACGCCATCCGCCATAATTACGTCGCCATACTGCCCATGGATCCCGATCTGGAACAGAGCATCCCCAACATCGTCATGCGCCGCATCTCCGACGGCCCCATGTCCAACATTTACATGCTGCACCAGATCTCCTATCCGTTGAACCCGCGCGAGAAAAAATTCATCGCCCGCTTCCAGGCCCGCTTGGACTCCATCTACGGCAGTCAGGCGCAGTAG
- the speB gene encoding agmatinase — MSNQPASALSSPRFCNMGTFMRMARIQNAKGLDFAIAGAPFDTASSFRSGSRFGPSAIRNISCMMKPNNVIQQVNIMDSLTGGDLGDFPIVPGYIHPSYAAIEAGVAGILSDGALPIVLGGDHSITLAELRAVAKKHGPVGLIHFDSHSDLCDEVFGEKYNHGTPFRRALEEGLIEPSRCIQVGMRGSLYDPNEHKMAADLGMKLIPAHKIREMGLDALIAAVKERVGDKPTFLTFDIDFVDPAYAPGTGTPEVGGFTSLEALTLMRALTTVNFVGFDIVEVLPAYDHGEITAYLAANIVFEFLSILALQKNRKEGK, encoded by the coding sequence ATGTCCAATCAGCCTGCAAGCGCTCTTTCTTCGCCTCGTTTCTGCAATATGGGAACTTTTATGCGCATGGCCCGCATCCAAAACGCCAAAGGACTTGACTTCGCCATCGCCGGCGCTCCTTTCGACACCGCCAGTTCCTTCCGCTCGGGCTCCCGCTTCGGTCCTTCGGCGATCCGCAACATCTCCTGCATGATGAAGCCCAACAACGTGATACAGCAGGTGAACATCATGGATTCTTTGACGGGCGGCGATCTGGGCGACTTTCCCATCGTGCCCGGTTACATCCATCCTTCCTACGCCGCGATCGAAGCTGGCGTCGCCGGGATCCTGAGCGACGGAGCGCTGCCTATCGTGCTCGGAGGCGATCACTCCATCACGCTGGCCGAGCTTCGCGCCGTCGCCAAGAAGCACGGCCCCGTGGGACTGATTCATTTCGATTCGCATTCGGACCTTTGCGACGAGGTCTTCGGCGAGAAGTACAACCACGGCACGCCGTTCCGCCGCGCTCTCGAAGAAGGGCTCATCGAGCCTTCGCGCTGCATCCAGGTCGGCATGCGCGGCTCGCTTTATGATCCCAACGAGCATAAGATGGCCGCCGATCTTGGCATGAAGCTGATCCCCGCCCACAAGATCCGTGAAATGGGGCTGGACGCGCTGATCGCCGCCGTTAAGGAGCGCGTCGGCGACAAGCCCACGTTCCTTACTTTCGACATCGACTTCGTCGATCCCGCTTACGCGCCAGGCACCGGCACGCCGGAGGTGGGCGGATTCACGTCGCTGGAAGCTCTGACGCTGATGCGGGCGCTGACGACGGTCAACTTCGTGGGTTTCGACATCGTCGAGGTGCTTCCCGCTTACGATCACGGCGAGATCACGGCTTATCTGGCGGCCAACATCGTCTTCGAATTCCTCTCCATCCTCGCTCTTCAGAAGAATCGGAAAGAAGGCAAATAA
- a CDS encoding YjiH family protein translates to MNSDKILYDNLSAEERASLNLNDILLVDRLELSFRSKAVGALKAVLFSAVAIFVFFVNITVNGKSDVPFGHIYNYFISALGNVGLWGITIIIAVNGVLSVYGKFFAPEGSRLRRYYGGESFVYPVFYLMGGVFTLIYTMDATIPAFTGPEFIVSSATGGTAVPAIVVGVAWIIPVSCVFLPFLLNYGLVDMVGTLMEPLMRPVFKVPGYAAVNCIASFVSSSSVGVLITNRQYRKGLYTEKEADLIATGFSAVSVGFAYMVIKTAGLGDYFLRVYFCSLVITLMISAVICRLPPLRNKRSVYVDGRAQTEAEVLAQRGAGNLIAKGFERAEKKAYTAGKLLPEIRDSVLDAMTVYPKVLTLLAGVGILGLIVATYTPVFQWIGKIFIPILKLCAVPDAEVIAPSLPVGIAEMFLPVMLIADKVSELSIKARYMVTTVSICQIIFFSETIVVMLASKLPLKLSDLVICFFERTFIAIPITAAFMHLLF, encoded by the coding sequence ATGAACTCTGACAAGATCCTCTATGACAATCTCTCCGCGGAGGAACGCGCGTCGCTGAACCTCAACGACATTCTGTTGGTGGACCGGCTGGAACTTTCCTTTCGGAGCAAAGCGGTCGGCGCACTGAAAGCCGTTCTTTTTTCGGCGGTCGCCATTTTCGTCTTCTTCGTCAACATCACTGTCAACGGCAAGAGCGACGTGCCCTTCGGCCATATCTACAACTACTTCATCAGCGCGCTGGGCAACGTGGGGCTCTGGGGCATTACGATCATCATCGCGGTCAACGGAGTCCTCAGCGTTTACGGCAAGTTCTTTGCGCCCGAAGGCTCGCGGCTGCGCAGGTATTACGGCGGCGAATCCTTCGTCTATCCCGTGTTTTATCTGATGGGCGGCGTCTTTACGCTGATCTACACGATGGACGCGACGATCCCCGCTTTCACGGGGCCCGAGTTCATCGTCAGCTCCGCCACCGGTGGCACCGCCGTGCCCGCCATCGTCGTTGGCGTGGCGTGGATCATTCCGGTGAGCTGCGTGTTCCTGCCGTTCCTGTTGAACTACGGTCTGGTCGACATGGTGGGGACGCTCATGGAGCCGCTGATGCGCCCCGTGTTCAAGGTTCCCGGATACGCCGCGGTGAACTGTATCGCTTCCTTCGTCAGTTCCTCGTCGGTGGGCGTGCTCATCACTAACCGGCAGTACCGCAAAGGGTTGTACACAGAGAAAGAGGCCGACCTGATCGCCACGGGCTTTTCCGCCGTGAGTGTGGGGTTCGCCTACATGGTCATCAAAACCGCCGGGCTGGGCGACTACTTTCTGCGCGTCTATTTCTGCTCGCTGGTCATCACGCTGATGATCAGCGCCGTCATCTGCCGCTTGCCACCACTGCGGAACAAACGCAGCGTTTACGTCGACGGGCGCGCCCAGACTGAGGCGGAGGTTCTGGCCCAGCGTGGCGCGGGTAACCTGATCGCCAAAGGCTTCGAGCGCGCCGAGAAAAAAGCTTATACGGCCGGAAAGCTTTTGCCGGAGATCAGGGACAGCGTCCTCGACGCCATGACGGTATATCCCAAGGTCCTGACGCTGCTGGCCGGCGTGGGCATCCTCGGGCTGATCGTCGCCACGTACACTCCGGTGTTCCAGTGGATCGGCAAAATCTTCATCCCTATCCTCAAGCTCTGCGCCGTGCCCGACGCGGAAGTCATCGCACCTTCGCTGCCCGTAGGCATCGCCGAGATGTTTCTGCCCGTCATGCTCATCGCAGACAAGGTGAGCGAGCTCTCCATCAAGGCGCGCTATATGGTCACCACGGTTTCCATTTGTCAGATCATCTTCTTCTCGGAGACTATCGTCGTCATGCTGGCCTCGAAACTGCCTCTCAAGCTGAGCGATCTTGTGATCTGTTTCTTCGAGCGCACCTTCATCGCCATCCCCATCACGGCGGCGTTCATGCACCTGCTGTTTTGA
- a CDS encoding UPF0182 family protein gives MNWNNQDGNGPFGGFPFGGFPFGNGGSERREQRPSFPKVSLPFSRRTLFLLALLLAVAVGLPMIASFLADYYWYEAERITSVFWTRLLPQWALLGVFSAVAFVIVYPNLRAALRIARGIPGANDVLSLILNHKWSRWLPLAVGLFMAVSAGSDSMGQWQMILQFAHGGAFGVKDAIFGNDVGFYVFSLPFWNFLQNWLMDLLFNVLVVCGALYAFRLFSGARLGSVEIPRPVRAHALTLGAVLTALWGLSYVLQRYLLLYNPNGVVFGPGYTDIHATLLALSALAALAFAAAGLLLFAIRSNRSWKFIGIVVGVFVVCNVALRGLYPELVQRYIVVPNEFEKEKEYISNNIEATLHAYGMDKIETSEITPDAGLTVEDAAADPETLENMRLWDYRALLRSYKQLQEIRSYYDFSAIDIDRYTIGSKMRQVMLAPRELDLSGMQNRTWVNQHLEFTHGYGIVMNGAREVGQNGQPNLWIKDLPPVSAVDLPISRPQIYFGENPMSYAFVKTSVKEFDYPMGESNARSTYEGDGGVPIGSLWRRLVYTLAFRDSKILFSDVFTPESRVIYERNIRARLSRAAPFLAYDSDPYIAVIGGRIVWIVDAYTTSSLYPYSEPVGQRYRRGRLTGGINYIRNSVKCTVDAYDGHMKFYVIDEHDPIIACWRRIFPALFSPGGEMSAELRAHLRYPRDLFSVQANIYRTYHMADPNTFYNKEDVWNTLQGEENEGTLSSYYVMNKLIGESKPEFLMMTPYTPVGRDNMIAWMAGRCDGANYGKLVLYRFPKQTLIYGPNQISALINQTPEISAQLSLWSQRGSDVILGHLLVVPVNNSLLYVRPLYLKASQSDLPELKRVILSSGGHVVWDETFEGALEKLLNYRPGEQDASISLPSVQTPPSGFQPALPVAGDSEIQALGRQAKNAWDRSQQALKSADWNAYGQAMGDLEKSLNAMFPQGIQ, from the coding sequence ATGAACTGGAACAATCAGGACGGAAACGGCCCCTTCGGCGGTTTTCCTTTCGGCGGGTTCCCCTTCGGCAACGGAGGTTCGGAACGCCGCGAACAGCGCCCCTCTTTCCCCAAAGTATCGCTGCCTTTCAGCAGGCGCACGCTGTTTTTGCTGGCGCTGCTGCTGGCCGTCGCCGTCGGGCTGCCGATGATCGCCTCGTTCCTCGCCGATTATTACTGGTACGAGGCCGAGCGCATCACGTCGGTCTTCTGGACGCGGCTGCTGCCGCAGTGGGCGCTGCTGGGCGTCTTTTCGGCCGTCGCCTTCGTCATCGTCTATCCCAATCTGCGCGCGGCGCTGCGCATCGCCCGCGGCATTCCCGGCGCGAACGACGTGCTTTCGCTGATCCTGAACCACAAATGGAGCCGCTGGCTGCCGCTGGCCGTCGGGCTTTTCATGGCCGTCAGCGCCGGTTCCGACTCCATGGGGCAGTGGCAGATGATCCTTCAGTTCGCGCACGGCGGCGCCTTCGGCGTGAAAGACGCCATTTTCGGCAACGACGTGGGATTCTACGTGTTCTCGCTGCCGTTCTGGAATTTTTTGCAGAACTGGCTCATGGATCTGCTGTTCAACGTGCTGGTCGTCTGCGGCGCGCTGTACGCCTTCCGCCTTTTCAGCGGCGCGCGCCTCGGCAGCGTCGAGATCCCCCGCCCCGTGCGCGCCCATGCGCTGACGCTCGGCGCCGTGCTGACCGCGCTCTGGGGGCTGTCGTATGTGCTGCAGCGCTATCTGCTGCTCTATAACCCCAACGGCGTCGTTTTCGGCCCCGGCTATACCGACATCCACGCCACGCTGCTGGCGCTGTCGGCGCTGGCCGCGCTGGCTTTCGCCGCGGCGGGGCTGCTGCTGTTCGCGATCAGGAGCAACCGCAGCTGGAAATTCATCGGCATCGTCGTCGGCGTCTTCGTCGTCTGCAACGTGGCGTTGCGCGGGCTCTATCCCGAGCTGGTGCAGCGTTATATCGTGGTGCCCAACGAATTCGAGAAGGAAAAGGAATACATCAGCAACAACATCGAGGCCACGCTCCACGCCTACGGCATGGACAAGATCGAGACCAGCGAAATCACGCCCGACGCGGGGCTGACCGTCGAGGACGCGGCGGCCGATCCGGAGACGCTGGAGAACATGCGCCTGTGGGACTACCGCGCGTTGCTGCGCAGCTACAAGCAGCTCCAGGAGATCCGCAGCTATTACGATTTCTCGGCCATCGACATCGACCGCTACACCATCGGCAGCAAGATGCGCCAGGTGATGTTGGCGCCGCGCGAACTGGACCTGAGCGGTATGCAAAACCGCACCTGGGTCAACCAGCACCTCGAGTTCACGCACGGCTACGGCATCGTCATGAACGGCGCGCGCGAAGTGGGACAGAACGGCCAGCCCAACCTCTGGATCAAGGACCTGCCGCCGGTCAGCGCCGTGGATCTGCCCATCAGCCGGCCGCAGATCTATTTCGGCGAGAATCCGATGAGCTACGCCTTCGTCAAAACGTCGGTGAAGGAATTCGACTATCCCATGGGCGAATCCAACGCGCGCAGCACCTACGAGGGCGACGGCGGCGTGCCCATCGGCTCGCTGTGGCGGCGTCTCGTCTACACGCTGGCGTTCCGCGACTCGAAGATCCTCTTCTCCGACGTGTTCACGCCCGAGAGCCGCGTCATCTACGAGCGCAACATCCGCGCCCGCCTCAGCCGCGCCGCGCCGTTTCTCGCCTACGATTCCGATCCCTACATCGCCGTGATCGGCGGCCGCATCGTCTGGATCGTCGACGCTTACACCACGTCGAGCCTCTATCCCTACTCGGAGCCGGTCGGCCAGCGCTACCGCCGCGGACGGCTCACCGGCGGCATCAACTATATCCGCAACAGCGTCAAGTGCACCGTCGACGCCTACGACGGCCACATGAAGTTTTACGTCATCGACGAGCACGACCCCATCATCGCCTGCTGGCGGCGCATCTTCCCCGCCCTGTTCTCGCCCGGCGGCGAGATGAGCGCCGAACTGCGCGCCCATCTGCGCTACCCGCGCGACCTCTTCTCCGTGCAGGCCAACATCTACCGCACTTACCACATGGCCGATCCCAACACCTTCTACAACAAGGAAGACGTGTGGAACACGCTGCAGGGCGAGGAGAACGAGGGCACGCTGTCGTCGTACTACGTGATGAACAAGCTGATCGGCGAGAGCAAGCCCGAGTTCCTGATGATGACACCCTACACGCCCGTGGGGCGCGACAACATGATCGCCTGGATGGCCGGCCGCTGCGACGGCGCCAATTATGGCAAACTCGTGCTCTACCGCTTCCCCAAGCAAACGCTGATTTACGGCCCCAACCAGATCAGCGCCCTCATCAACCAGACGCCGGAAATCAGCGCCCAGCTCTCGCTGTGGTCGCAGCGCGGCAGCGACGTGATTCTCGGCCATCTGCTCGTGGTGCCCGTCAACAACTCGCTGCTCTACGTGCGGCCGCTGTACCTCAAGGCCAGCCAGAGCGACCTGCCCGAGCTCAAGCGCGTCATCCTCTCCAGCGGCGGTCACGTCGTCTGGGACGAAACGTTCGAAGGCGCGCTGGAAAAGCTGCTCAACTACCGGCCCGGCGAGCAGGACGCTTCAATCTCGCTCCCGTCCGTTCAGACTCCGCCATCGGGCTTCCAGCCCGCGCTTCCCGTTGCCGGGGACAGCGAGATCCAGGCCCTGGGGCGTCAGGCGAAAAACGCCTGGGACCGCTCACAGCAGGCCCTGAAAAGCGCCGACTGGAACGCCTACGGCCAGGCCATGGGCGACCTGGAAAAAAGCCTCAACGCCATGTTCCCCCAAGGGATCCAGTAG
- the tal gene encoding transaldolase, with amino-acid sequence MNDILHQTYALGQSVWYDSISRGAIRGGELKKLLEAGVRGVTTNPAIFQKALAGSADYDADVKALIAAGKSDAEIYDALTLSEVREACALFRPLWDESRGGDGFVSLEVNPLIADDRDTTVSEALRLWKALDRPNAMIKIPATPAGAAALEDVIAAGANVNATLIFSLEQYTAVAEAYLRALERRAARGLPLGQASVASVFVSRIDTALDPVLAEKAPELAGRIAVANARAVYARFAELFSSPRWQALAAQGARVQRPLWASTGVKNKVYSPTLYADSLIGRDTVNTLPPAALEAFMKQGTPGATVRTPGFADELAALPALGVDLAAVTEKLLADGLASFAQSFRDMMGIIAAKRAALA; translated from the coding sequence ATGAACGATATACTGCACCAAACGTACGCGCTCGGACAGAGCGTCTGGTACGATTCCATCAGCCGCGGGGCGATCCGCGGCGGCGAGCTGAAGAAGCTGTTGGAAGCCGGCGTGCGCGGCGTCACCACCAATCCCGCCATCTTCCAGAAGGCGCTGGCCGGTTCCGCCGATTACGACGCCGACGTCAAAGCGCTGATCGCCGCCGGCAAAAGCGACGCGGAGATCTACGACGCGCTGACGCTGAGCGAGGTGCGCGAAGCCTGCGCGCTCTTCCGCCCGCTGTGGGACGAATCGCGCGGCGGCGACGGCTTCGTCAGCCTCGAGGTCAACCCGCTCATCGCCGACGACCGCGACACCACGGTGTCCGAAGCGCTGCGCCTGTGGAAGGCTCTGGACCGCCCCAACGCCATGATCAAGATCCCCGCCACGCCCGCGGGCGCCGCCGCGCTGGAAGACGTGATCGCCGCGGGGGCGAACGTCAACGCCACGCTGATCTTCTCGCTGGAACAGTACACGGCCGTCGCCGAAGCATACCTCCGCGCGCTTGAGCGCCGCGCCGCCAGGGGGCTGCCGCTGGGGCAAGCTTCGGTCGCCTCGGTCTTCGTCAGCCGCATCGACACGGCGCTCGATCCCGTGCTGGCGGAAAAAGCTCCGGAACTGGCCGGGCGCATCGCCGTGGCCAACGCCCGCGCCGTTTACGCCAGGTTCGCGGAACTGTTCTCGTCGCCGCGCTGGCAGGCGCTGGCCGCCCAGGGCGCGCGCGTGCAGCGCCCGCTCTGGGCCAGCACGGGCGTGAAAAACAAAGTCTATTCGCCCACGCTCTACGCCGATTCCCTGATCGGCAGGGACACGGTGAACACGCTGCCGCCGGCGGCCCTCGAAGCGTTCATGAAGCAGGGGACGCCCGGTGCCACCGTGCGCACTCCCGGCTTTGCCGACGAGCTGGCGGCGCTGCCGGCGCTCGGCGTCGATCTGGCCGCCGTCACCGAAAAGCTGCTGGCCGACGGGCTGGCTTCGTTCGCTCAGTCCTTCCGCGACATGATGGGCATCATCGCCGCCAAGCGCGCGGCGCTGGCCTAA